In Neisseria dentiae, one DNA window encodes the following:
- a CDS encoding energy transducer TonB has product MKIQRALSTVAAFAMLAGAQAAFAQGVTFHHKASDAAAPISGNLAMRITINAEGNVSDARVVRSSGSASIDAAAVDWMETQYLRPATMNGDSIDLSVIKEINFSKNAPVQHAGLTK; this is encoded by the coding sequence ATGAAAATCCAACGTGCTCTTTCTACCGTGGCTGCTTTCGCCATGCTGGCCGGCGCCCAAGCCGCTTTCGCCCAAGGCGTTACTTTCCATCACAAAGCTTCCGACGCCGCCGCGCCGATCAGCGGCAACTTAGCCATGCGCATCACCATCAATGCCGAAGGCAATGTGAGCGACGCCCGCGTGGTGCGCAGCAGCGGTTCCGCCAGCATCGATGCCGCAGCAGTCGACTGGATGGAAACGCAATATTTGCGCCCCGCAACCATGAACGGCGATTCGATCGACCTGAGCGTGATTAAAGAAATCAACTTCAGCAAAAACGCACCGGTGCAACACGCAGGTTTAACCAAATAA
- a CDS encoding alpha/beta hydrolase, protein MLKPINQLHIPGPAGILETIYLPAQGQGRGVAVINHPNPLQGGTNTNKVIQTVAKALSMLGFHCYLPNLRGVGNSEGSHDYGRGEADDCVAVIDYARAKHPEAALLAISGFSFGGYVSLFAAQRREPNLLLLVAPAVNHYENREPAAPDASKTLLVHGETDEIVGLEKAFKWAAPQDIPVLVLPESSHFFHGKLIVLRETLLRFVPVVVGGRQADGVAG, encoded by the coding sequence ATGCTGAAACCCATTAACCAACTGCATATCCCCGGCCCTGCGGGCATACTCGAAACCATTTACCTGCCGGCGCAAGGGCAGGGGCGCGGCGTAGCCGTAATCAACCATCCCAACCCGCTGCAAGGCGGCACCAACACCAACAAAGTGATACAGACCGTGGCAAAAGCTTTGAGCATGCTCGGTTTCCACTGCTATCTGCCCAACCTGCGCGGCGTAGGTAACAGCGAAGGCAGCCACGACTACGGACGGGGCGAAGCCGACGACTGCGTCGCCGTTATCGACTATGCCCGTGCCAAACACCCCGAAGCCGCGCTGTTGGCCATCAGCGGTTTTTCGTTCGGCGGTTATGTTTCACTGTTTGCGGCGCAACGGCGCGAGCCGAATTTGCTGTTATTGGTTGCCCCTGCCGTCAACCATTATGAAAACCGCGAACCTGCTGCTCCCGATGCGTCCAAAACCTTGTTGGTTCATGGTGAAACCGATGAAATCGTGGGTTTGGAAAAGGCTTTCAAATGGGCGGCACCGCAGGATATTCCCGTGTTGGTTTTGCCCGAGTCTTCACACTTTTTTCACGGAAAACTGATTGTTTTGCGCGAAACCCTGCTGCGTTTTGTGCCTGTGGTTGTGGGCGGCAGGCAGGCCGATGGTGTTGCCGGCTAA
- a CDS encoding (2Fe-2S) ferredoxin domain-containing protein has protein sequence MSYFQRHLFICTNARRDPCKQSCNDNGEADAAVDFIKGNAKKMDLIGPGKLRISSTSCLGRCESGPVMVIYPEARWYTYVDEEDLQEILEQDLAGGKAVNRLLVDQPENG, from the coding sequence ATGAGCTATTTCCAACGCCACCTGTTTATCTGCACCAACGCCCGCCGCGACCCGTGCAAACAAAGCTGCAACGATAACGGCGAAGCCGACGCCGCCGTCGATTTTATCAAGGGCAACGCCAAAAAAATGGATCTGATCGGCCCCGGCAAACTGCGCATCAGCAGCACAAGCTGCCTGGGGCGCTGCGAATCCGGCCCGGTGATGGTGATTTATCCAGAAGCCCGCTGGTACACTTATGTGGACGAAGAAGATTTGCAGGAAATTCTCGAACAAGATTTGGCAGGCGGCAAAGCCGTTAACCGCCTACTGGTCGATCAACCGGAAAACGGCTGA
- a CDS encoding polyamine aminopropyltransferase yields MAHHPYRRLRAQQSELPEVGISESGNIRSLHLGSATVQSSMNLDHPAELVLSYSRAMMGWLLFVEQAPAHITQIGLGGGSFARWIDAYLPDTRQTAVDINPQVINVARSLFELPFEDERFEIIEADGAEYIKTLRGGTDVVLVDGFDGLQIVDALVEEPFFENCRQALSANGIFVTNWWSGDRRYRRFVERLLGVFEGRVLELPAESHGNVAVMAFQSSPKEQNLDKLKKRADKLSTQYGLDFKRMLSELKANNQNNGKHFYL; encoded by the coding sequence ATGGCACACCACCCTTACCGCCGCCTGCGTGCGCAGCAATCCGAACTGCCGGAGGTGGGTATTTCCGAATCCGGCAACATCCGCTCGCTGCATTTGGGCAGCGCCACCGTGCAAAGCTCGATGAACCTTGATCATCCCGCCGAGCTGGTGCTTTCATACAGCCGCGCCATGATGGGCTGGCTGCTGTTTGTCGAACAGGCGCCTGCACACATCACCCAAATCGGCTTGGGCGGCGGCTCGTTTGCACGCTGGATAGATGCCTACCTGCCCGATACGCGCCAAACCGCCGTCGACATCAACCCGCAGGTTATCAATGTGGCGCGCAGCCTGTTCGAGCTGCCGTTTGAAGACGAACGTTTCGAAATCATCGAAGCCGACGGCGCCGAATACATCAAAACCCTGCGCGGCGGCACCGATGTGGTGCTGGTGGACGGCTTCGACGGCCTGCAAATCGTTGATGCGCTGGTGGAAGAGCCGTTTTTTGAAAACTGCCGCCAAGCATTGTCGGCAAACGGCATCTTCGTAACCAACTGGTGGAGCGGCGACCGCCGCTACCGCCGCTTCGTCGAACGCCTGCTGGGCGTGTTTGAAGGCCGCGTGTTGGAGCTGCCCGCAGAAAGCCACGGCAATGTTGCCGTGATGGCATTCCAAAGCAGCCCGAAAGAGCAAAACCTCGACAAACTGAAAAAGCGCGCCGACAAACTCAGCACGCAATACGGTTTGGATTTCAAACGGATGTTGTCCGAATTGAAAGCCAACAATCAAAACAACGGCAAGCATTTTTATCTGTAA
- the nagZ gene encoding beta-N-acetylhexosaminidase — protein sequence MTQPVIPRGPVMADVHAFRLSEEEKQRLLDPAVGGVILFRRNFENIEQLKALVGEIKALRSPELVIAVDHEGGRVQRFINGFTRLPAMDALGAVWDSEGPEAAKARAEQVGWVLAAELSACGIDLSFTPVLDLNWGQCAVIGNRSFHCDAGVVAELALALQKGLNRGGMKSCGKHFPGHGFVEGDSHHVLPQDDRTLADLEAADILPFRKMSAAGMAAVMPAHVVYPQVDSLPAGFSAKWLKEILRREIGFNGVIFSDDLTMEGAVGAGGIKDRARLSFEAGCDIVLVCNRPDLVDELREDFVISANPDLAARWQYMANTLSAGEAAAMMQTPEFKAAQLATAQLATPKDTEGGVKVGEAF from the coding sequence ATGACCCAACCCGTTATTCCGCGCGGCCCGGTGATGGCCGATGTGCACGCTTTCCGCCTTAGCGAAGAAGAAAAGCAACGCCTGCTCGACCCGGCTGTGGGCGGTGTGATTCTGTTCCGCCGGAATTTTGAAAATATCGAACAGCTCAAAGCCTTGGTCGGCGAAATCAAGGCCCTGCGTTCGCCCGAGCTGGTAATTGCCGTCGATCACGAAGGCGGGCGCGTGCAGCGTTTTATCAACGGCTTTACCCGCCTGCCCGCGATGGACGCGCTCGGTGCGGTTTGGGACAGCGAAGGCCCCGAAGCGGCCAAAGCGCGCGCGGAGCAGGTGGGTTGGGTGTTGGCTGCCGAATTGAGCGCGTGCGGCATAGACTTATCGTTTACACCCGTACTTGATTTGAACTGGGGACAGTGCGCCGTTATCGGCAACCGCAGCTTCCACTGTGATGCCGGAGTGGTGGCCGAACTGGCGCTGGCGCTGCAAAAAGGCTTGAACCGCGGCGGCATGAAATCGTGCGGCAAACATTTTCCCGGCCACGGCTTCGTAGAAGGCGACAGCCACCATGTGCTGCCGCAAGACGACCGCACGCTGGCAGACTTGGAAGCCGCCGATATATTGCCGTTTAGAAAAATGAGCGCCGCCGGCATGGCCGCCGTGATGCCCGCGCACGTGGTGTATCCGCAGGTTGACAGCCTGCCCGCAGGTTTTTCCGCCAAATGGCTGAAAGAAATCCTGCGGCGGGAAATCGGCTTTAACGGCGTGATTTTTTCAGACGACCTCACAATGGAAGGCGCAGTGGGCGCAGGCGGTATCAAAGACCGCGCCCGTTTGTCGTTTGAAGCGGGGTGCGACATCGTGCTGGTGTGTAACCGCCCCGATTTGGTTGACGAATTGCGCGAGGATTTCGTTATCTCCGCCAACCCCGATTTGGCTGCCCGCTGGCAATATATGGCGAACACTTTGAGCGCCGGCGAGGCTGCTGCTATGATGCAGACGCCCGAATTTAAAGCTGCCCAACTGGCTACCGCACAACTGGCCACGCCGAAAGACACGGAAGGCGGCGTGAAAGTGGGCGAGGCGTTTTAG
- a CDS encoding DegQ family serine endoprotease: MNTTPKYIALLTASALALSGCDKIDSFFGRDGKPQDDLVQKVETKTDDGKVQMLLPDFTKLVEQEGQTVVNIQATKAPASRQNSDNGMDLNQFPDNDPFYEFFKRLVPNMPEMPEQDDEGELNFGSGFIISPDGYILTNTHVVGGMANIKVVLNDKREYSAKLIGSDQQSDVALLKIDAADLPVIKVGNAKDLKPGEWVAAIGAPFGFDNSVTAGIVSAKGRSLPNENYTPFIQTDVAINPGNSGGPLFNLRGQVVGINSQIYSRSGGFMGISFAIPIDVAMNVAEQLKTTGKVQRGQLGVIIQEVSYDLAKSFGLDKASGALIARVLPGSPAQRAGLQVGDIVRSVNGEEVRQSSDLPVMVGAMPPGKEVTLGVWRKGKESTVKVQLGANGQDTEMSEEQASDPSYTPEGQTFTIENTGLTLQTRSANNGKRLVVVKAEGAAQRAGLKRGDEILAVSQINVEDESTFRSALESTGKTVPLLVQRDGSTLFLALNLQ; this comes from the coding sequence GTGAACACAACGCCAAAATACATCGCCTTGCTGACGGCTTCGGCCTTGGCTTTGAGCGGCTGCGACAAAATCGACAGCTTTTTCGGTAGAGACGGAAAGCCGCAAGACGATTTGGTGCAGAAAGTAGAAACCAAAACCGATGACGGCAAGGTGCAGATGCTGTTGCCCGACTTTACCAAGCTGGTGGAGCAGGAAGGGCAGACAGTTGTCAATATCCAAGCCACCAAAGCGCCGGCGAGCAGGCAAAACAGCGATAACGGTATGGATTTGAACCAGTTTCCCGACAATGATCCGTTTTACGAGTTTTTCAAACGCCTCGTGCCCAATATGCCCGAAATGCCGGAGCAAGACGACGAGGGCGAGCTGAATTTCGGTTCAGGCTTCATCATCAGCCCCGACGGCTATATCCTCACCAATACCCATGTGGTGGGCGGCATGGCCAATATCAAAGTGGTGTTGAACGACAAACGCGAATATTCGGCCAAATTAATCGGTTCCGACCAGCAGTCTGATGTGGCGCTCTTGAAAATCGATGCCGCCGATTTGCCGGTGATTAAAGTGGGCAACGCCAAAGATTTGAAACCGGGCGAATGGGTGGCCGCCATCGGTGCGCCGTTCGGCTTCGACAACAGCGTTACCGCAGGCATTGTGTCGGCCAAAGGCCGCAGCCTGCCCAACGAAAACTACACGCCGTTTATCCAAACCGATGTGGCCATCAACCCCGGCAATTCGGGCGGCCCGCTGTTTAACCTGCGTGGGCAGGTGGTGGGCATCAACTCGCAGATTTACAGCCGCAGCGGCGGTTTTATGGGCATTTCGTTCGCTATTCCGATTGATGTGGCCATGAACGTGGCCGAGCAGCTGAAAACCACCGGCAAAGTGCAGCGCGGCCAATTGGGCGTGATTATTCAGGAAGTTTCCTATGATTTGGCCAAATCGTTCGGCCTCGACAAGGCTTCCGGCGCCCTGATTGCCCGTGTGCTGCCCGGCAGCCCGGCGCAACGTGCGGGCTTGCAGGTGGGCGACATCGTGCGCAGCGTGAACGGTGAAGAAGTGCGCCAATCAAGCGATTTGCCCGTGATGGTGGGTGCGATGCCGCCTGGCAAAGAAGTTACTCTCGGCGTGTGGCGCAAGGGCAAAGAAAGCACGGTGAAAGTGCAGCTCGGTGCCAACGGCCAGGATACCGAAATGAGCGAGGAGCAGGCGTCCGACCCCTCATACACGCCGGAAGGCCAAACCTTTACCATTGAAAACACGGGCTTAACCCTGCAAACGCGCTCGGCCAACAACGGCAAACGGCTGGTGGTGGTGAAAGCCGAAGGTGCCGCCCAGCGTGCCGGCCTGAAGCGTGGTGACGAAATTCTGGCGGTGAGCCAAATCAATGTGGAAGACGAATCCACATTCCGCAGCGCGCTGGAGAGCACCGGCAAAACCGTGCCCCTGCTGGTGCAGCGCGACGGCAGCACGCTGTTTTTGGCGTTAAACCTGCAATAA
- a CDS encoding CoA-acylating methylmalonate-semialdehyde dehydrogenase, translating to MTHIVGHFINGKIINDTAHTQDVYNPSTGEVSKQVALAGKATVEEAVAAAQAAFPEWRKTPVMKRARIMFRYKELLEQNRDKICELIGSEHGKIVHDAAGELQRGIENVEFACGAPEMLKGEYSKNVGPDIDSWSDFQPLGVVAGITPFNFPAMVPLWMFPLAIVCGNTFVLKPSERDPSVCLFLAQLMQEAGLPDGVLNVVNGGKEAVDTLLTDNRVQAVSFVGSTPIAKYIYATATANGKRCQALGGAKNHAIVLPDADLDNVVNSLLGAAFGSSGERCMALSVAVAVGDEIAERMVAGIKEGMKTMKVGPFSDKSNHFGPLITAAHKAKVEGYIASAEEQGATIVVDGRNPSVPGYENGFYLGGTLIDHVTPDMVSYQEEIFGPVLQVVRVKTMQEAMDLINNHIYGNGTCIYTRDGEAARYFADNILVGMVGVNIPLPVPVAYHSFGGWKQSMFGDLGTYGPDGTRFYTRRKTVTQRWPTSEVREGAVFSMPTLG from the coding sequence ATGACACACATTGTCGGCCACTTTATCAACGGCAAAATCATCAACGATACCGCCCACACGCAAGATGTTTACAATCCTTCCACCGGCGAAGTCAGCAAGCAAGTGGCGTTGGCGGGCAAAGCCACGGTAGAAGAAGCCGTTGCCGCCGCGCAGGCCGCGTTTCCCGAGTGGCGCAAAACACCGGTGATGAAACGCGCGCGCATCATGTTCCGCTATAAAGAGCTGCTGGAGCAGAACCGCGACAAAATCTGCGAATTAATCGGTTCGGAACACGGCAAAATCGTACACGATGCCGCCGGCGAATTACAGCGCGGCATCGAAAATGTGGAATTCGCCTGCGGCGCACCCGAAATGCTCAAAGGCGAATACAGTAAAAATGTCGGCCCCGACATCGATTCTTGGAGCGACTTCCAACCCTTGGGCGTGGTGGCCGGCATCACCCCGTTCAACTTCCCGGCGATGGTGCCGCTGTGGATGTTTCCGCTGGCCATCGTCTGCGGCAATACTTTCGTGTTGAAGCCGTCCGAGCGCGATCCGAGCGTATGCCTGTTTTTGGCGCAACTGATGCAGGAAGCCGGTTTGCCCGACGGCGTGTTGAACGTGGTGAACGGCGGCAAAGAAGCGGTGGATACCCTGCTGACCGACAACCGCGTACAGGCCGTCAGCTTTGTCGGTTCCACCCCGATCGCCAAATACATCTACGCCACCGCCACCGCCAACGGCAAGCGCTGCCAAGCGCTCGGCGGCGCGAAAAACCATGCCATCGTGTTGCCGGATGCCGATTTGGACAATGTGGTCAATTCCCTGTTGGGCGCAGCATTCGGTTCTTCCGGCGAGCGCTGCATGGCCTTGTCGGTAGCGGTGGCCGTGGGTGACGAAATCGCCGAACGCATGGTGGCCGGTATCAAAGAAGGCATGAAAACCATGAAAGTCGGCCCGTTTTCCGACAAATCCAACCATTTCGGCCCGCTGATTACCGCCGCGCACAAAGCCAAAGTGGAAGGTTACATTGCCAGCGCCGAAGAGCAGGGCGCCACCATCGTGGTGGACGGCCGCAACCCCAGCGTACCCGGCTATGAAAACGGCTTCTACCTCGGCGGCACGTTGATCGATCACGTTACCCCCGATATGGTGAGCTATCAGGAAGAAATCTTCGGCCCGGTGTTGCAGGTAGTGCGCGTGAAGACCATGCAAGAGGCGATGGATCTGATCAACAACCACATCTACGGCAACGGCACCTGCATCTATACCCGCGACGGCGAAGCCGCCCGCTATTTCGCCGACAATATCCTGGTGGGCATGGTCGGCGTCAACATCCCGCTGCCCGTGCCGGTGGCTTACCACAGTTTCGGCGGCTGGAAGCAATCGATGTTCGGCGATTTGGGCACATACGGCCCCGACGGCACCCGTTTTTACACCCGCCGCAAAACCGTTACCCAACGCTGGCCGACTTCCGAAGTACGCGAAGGCGCGGTGTTCTCCATGCCCACTTTAGGCTGA
- a CDS encoding iron-containing alcohol dehydrogenase, translating to MSIQSIVLPRMMQIGSGACEKLPEFVRAVGGSKPLLVTDKMMVQLGYAEQVLSVLREAGIEADVYDDTVPEPTASSIMGGVVMVQNGSYDVVIALGGGSPIDSAKAIAVMGKFGGTIRDYCFPRLVSEKGLPLIAIPTTAGTGSECTKVTVITDEANSEKLLCVGTAFMPTAAIIDYTLSLSVPPRTTADTGIDALTHAIEAYVSRKAGLYSDSQALAAMSLIGPNLRTVYHDGGNRAAREAMMLGSTLAGIAFNNASVALVHGMSRPIGAFFHVPHGLSNAMLLPAVTAYSIPAAAERYADCARAIGVAAAGDDTDTANGKLLDELVALNRELKVPTLAEFGVQKADFDAVVETMAEQALASGSPGNNPRIPAKEEIVAIYRELW from the coding sequence ATGAGCATTCAATCCATTGTTTTGCCCCGCATGATGCAGATCGGCAGTGGGGCTTGCGAGAAACTGCCGGAATTTGTGCGTGCGGTGGGCGGCAGCAAACCGCTGCTGGTTACCGACAAAATGATGGTGCAGTTGGGTTATGCGGAGCAAGTGCTCTCTGTACTGCGTGAGGCGGGTATTGAGGCAGACGTGTATGACGATACTGTTCCCGAGCCGACGGCATCGTCGATTATGGGCGGCGTGGTGATGGTGCAAAACGGCAGTTACGACGTGGTGATTGCATTGGGCGGCGGCAGCCCGATAGACAGTGCCAAAGCGATTGCCGTGATGGGCAAATTCGGCGGCACGATACGCGATTATTGCTTTCCGCGTTTGGTCAGCGAAAAAGGCTTGCCGCTGATTGCCATACCCACCACGGCGGGTACCGGCTCGGAATGCACCAAAGTGACGGTGATCACCGACGAAGCCAACAGCGAAAAATTATTGTGCGTCGGCACCGCTTTTATGCCCACGGCAGCCATTATCGATTACACCTTAAGCCTCAGCGTGCCGCCGCGTACCACCGCCGACACCGGTATCGATGCGCTCACCCATGCCATCGAGGCGTATGTCAGCCGCAAAGCGGGTTTATACAGCGACAGCCAGGCCTTGGCGGCCATGAGCCTGATCGGCCCCAATCTGCGCACGGTGTATCACGACGGTGGCAACCGTGCCGCACGCGAGGCCATGATGTTGGGTTCGACGCTGGCAGGCATTGCGTTTAATAACGCATCCGTGGCGTTGGTGCACGGCATGAGCCGCCCGATCGGCGCGTTTTTCCATGTGCCGCACGGCTTGTCGAACGCGATGCTGCTGCCCGCCGTAACCGCTTATTCCATTCCGGCGGCGGCCGAGCGTTACGCCGACTGCGCCCGAGCCATCGGCGTGGCCGCTGCCGGCGACGACACCGATACCGCCAACGGCAAGCTGCTCGATGAATTGGTTGCCTTGAACCGCGAATTGAAAGTGCCGACTTTGGCCGAATTCGGCGTGCAGAAAGCCGATTTCGATGCGGTGGTGGAAACCATGGCCGAGCAGGCACTGGCTTCAGGTTCGCCCGGCAACAATCCGCGCATTCCCGCTAAAGAAGAAATCGTTGCCATTTACCGCGAGCTTTGGTAG
- a CDS encoding GntP family permease: MLSLTGIILSLLLLMYLAYRGVSVLILAPILAMLAVLFSAPSNELLGTYTQVFMQGMGGFAIKFFPIFLLGAVFGKLMEDSGAAHSIAYALVEKFGKQKALLSIIVASAVLTYGGVSVFVVTFAVYPIAAALFREINIPKRLIPGAIAVGALTFTMTAMPGTPSIQNAIPMPYFETDAFAAPGLGLIAGVIMFAGGVWWMQRRLKTALSAGEGYGEHHDANIKEQDFKHLPTLLQALAPIVVVIVLNYVLSKFLFPVMDTAYLADKKFGGTSLSAVSGLWAIIVALLAGCLMLVFANMKYWRNLKKSVNDGAMGSLLPIFNTASEVGYGSVIATLAGFVILRDFMVGLSPNNPLVSEAIVINVMAGITGSASGGMSIVLNVMGETYMQMAQQFGISPELMHRVASIASGGLDALPHNGAVITMLAICGLTHKESYLDIFIVAVVVPLLALVAVITFGTMFGSF, from the coding sequence ATGTTGAGTTTGACAGGCATCATATTATCGCTGCTTTTGCTGATGTATCTGGCCTACCGCGGTGTCAGCGTGTTGATTCTGGCGCCTATCCTTGCCATGTTGGCGGTATTGTTCAGTGCGCCGAGTAATGAACTTTTAGGCACTTACACGCAGGTTTTCATGCAGGGCATGGGCGGATTTGCGATTAAGTTTTTCCCTATTTTTTTGTTGGGCGCAGTATTCGGCAAGCTGATGGAAGATTCGGGTGCGGCGCACAGCATTGCTTATGCGCTGGTTGAGAAGTTTGGCAAGCAGAAGGCTTTGCTTTCGATTATCGTGGCTTCGGCGGTGCTCACTTACGGCGGTGTGTCGGTGTTTGTGGTGACCTTTGCCGTGTATCCGATTGCGGCTGCGCTGTTTCGCGAAATCAATATTCCGAAGCGATTGATTCCCGGGGCGATTGCCGTGGGGGCGCTCACGTTCACTATGACGGCGATGCCGGGCACGCCTTCGATTCAGAATGCGATTCCGATGCCTTATTTTGAAACCGATGCTTTTGCCGCACCGGGCTTGGGCTTGATTGCCGGTGTGATTATGTTTGCCGGCGGGGTATGGTGGATGCAGCGCCGTCTGAAAACCGCGTTATCGGCGGGTGAGGGTTACGGCGAGCATCATGATGCCAATATCAAAGAGCAGGATTTCAAACATTTGCCGACTCTGCTTCAGGCTTTGGCACCGATTGTAGTGGTTATCGTGTTGAATTATGTGTTGAGCAAATTTTTATTCCCCGTTATGGATACGGCTTATCTGGCCGATAAGAAGTTTGGTGGTACGTCGCTGAGCGCGGTATCGGGTTTGTGGGCGATTATCGTGGCCTTGCTGGCAGGTTGTTTGATGTTGGTGTTTGCCAACATGAAATATTGGCGCAACCTGAAAAAATCGGTGAACGACGGTGCGATGGGTTCGCTCCTGCCGATTTTCAACACCGCATCCGAAGTGGGTTACGGTTCGGTCATTGCCACTTTGGCCGGTTTTGTGATTTTGCGCGATTTTATGGTCGGTTTGTCGCCGAACAATCCGCTGGTTTCCGAAGCGATTGTGATTAACGTGATGGCGGGGATTACCGGTTCGGCCTCGGGCGGCATGAGTATCGTGTTGAACGTGATGGGCGAAACCTATATGCAGATGGCGCAGCAATTCGGTATTTCGCCCGAGTTGATGCACCGTGTGGCATCGATTGCTTCCGGCGGATTGGATGCGCTGCCCCATAACGGCGCGGTGATTACCATGTTGGCGATCTGCGGTTTAACCCATAAAGAATCTTATCTGGATATCTTCATTGTTGCCGTGGTGGTACCGCTATTGGCTTTAGTGGCGGTGATTACGTTCGGTACGATGTTCGGCTCGTTTTGA
- a CDS encoding IclR family transcriptional regulator: MSESNRDRGSSITRVLEIIEAVASAGRPPVPQDLIRDLHIPKPSLHRLLQLLESEQFIQQDIQGGIVPGIRALRLSVNIWQNKHYKLSREAVLSSLSAKIGETCGITVPNGSMMSYTDRVQTNWPLQVYLPSGTQVPLYCTAGGKLYLSTLPTSKRRQLLTHIPLTRMTKNTLSGASELEQDVKVTEQRGYGTDNEEFIAGMVGFAVPIYDEGGQFVGGLYTHAPTIRKSLPDLLAFLPDMQQAAKEISALLSETHNSLKKSI; this comes from the coding sequence ATGTCTGAAAGCAACCGTGACCGCGGTTCGTCCATCACCCGCGTATTAGAAATTATCGAAGCGGTGGCCTCTGCCGGCAGACCGCCGGTGCCGCAGGATTTAATCCGTGATTTGCATATCCCCAAACCCAGCCTGCACCGCCTGTTACAGCTTTTGGAAAGCGAGCAATTCATCCAACAAGATATTCAAGGCGGTATCGTTCCCGGTATCCGTGCGCTGCGTTTAAGCGTAAACATTTGGCAAAACAAACACTATAAATTGAGCCGCGAAGCGGTATTGTCTTCGTTGTCGGCCAAAATAGGCGAAACCTGCGGTATTACCGTGCCAAACGGCAGCATGATGTCCTACACCGACCGCGTGCAAACCAACTGGCCTTTACAGGTTTATCTGCCCAGCGGTACCCAAGTCCCGCTCTACTGCACCGCAGGCGGCAAGCTCTATCTCAGCACGCTGCCCACAAGCAAACGCCGCCAGCTATTAACCCATATTCCACTGACGCGCATGACAAAAAACACCTTATCAGGCGCATCCGAACTGGAGCAGGACGTCAAAGTAACCGAACAGCGCGGCTACGGCACGGATAACGAAGAATTCATCGCCGGCATGGTGGGTTTCGCCGTGCCTATTTACGATGAAGGCGGCCAGTTTGTCGGCGGACTCTATACGCACGCACCCACTATCCGCAAAAGCCTGCCCGATTTGCTTGCCTTCCTGCCTGATATGCAGCAGGCGGCCAAAGAAATCAGCGCCCTACTGTCTGAAACACATAACAGCCTGAAAAAATCAATCTGA
- the mmsB gene encoding 3-hydroxyisobutyrate dehydrogenase has product MNTKAKHIAFIGLGNMGAPMAVNLLKHGYIVSVVDLNADAVAALVEAGARDGGSAQEAAAVADIVLTMLPAGEHVKSVYLGAEGRQGVLAVLPEGAFAIDCSTIAAEDARLVAAEAAKRGIAFADAPVSGGIAGAAAGTLSFMVGAEREHFERILPLLQAMGKNIFHAGGHGAGQVAKICNNMLLGVLMAGTAEAVALGVQNGLDPAVLSDIMAKSSGGNWVLNGYNPYPGVMPNAPAGRAYRNGFMSKLMLKDLRLAEELARHTPQDTPMGGQARLLYERFAAEEGNADLDFSAVLGLYLPQVLPE; this is encoded by the coding sequence ATGAATACGAAAGCCAAACACATTGCTTTTATCGGATTGGGCAATATGGGAGCGCCGATGGCGGTTAATTTGTTGAAACACGGTTATATTGTCAGCGTGGTGGATTTGAATGCAGACGCAGTGGCTGCTTTGGTTGAGGCAGGTGCACGGGACGGCGGTTCTGCTCAAGAAGCGGCTGCTGTGGCGGATATCGTGTTAACAATGCTTCCTGCCGGCGAACATGTGAAAAGTGTGTATTTGGGCGCCGAAGGGCGGCAGGGGGTGTTGGCAGTTTTGCCGGAAGGTGCTTTTGCCATCGATTGCAGCACGATTGCCGCCGAAGATGCCCGTTTAGTGGCAGCCGAAGCTGCCAAGCGCGGTATTGCTTTTGCTGATGCGCCGGTATCGGGCGGTATAGCCGGGGCGGCGGCAGGCACGCTTAGTTTTATGGTGGGGGCGGAAAGAGAGCATTTCGAACGCATATTGCCGCTGTTGCAGGCGATGGGGAAAAATATTTTCCATGCCGGCGGGCACGGGGCCGGCCAGGTGGCTAAAATCTGCAACAATATGCTGTTGGGTGTGTTGATGGCGGGTACGGCCGAAGCGGTGGCATTGGGGGTGCAAAACGGGCTGGATCCGGCGGTATTGTCGGACATTATGGCGAAAAGCTCCGGGGGCAACTGGGTGTTAAACGGTTATAACCCCTATCCGGGCGTGATGCCGAATGCACCGGCTGGTAGGGCCTACCGCAATGGGTTTATGAGTAAACTGATGCTGAAAGACTTGCGTTTGGCAGAAGAGTTGGCGCGGCATACGCCGCAAGATACGCCGATGGGCGGGCAAGCACGTTTGCTGTATGAACGGTTTGCCGCCGAAGAGGGTAACGCAGATTTGGATTTTTCAGCCGTGCTGGGGTTGTATCTGCCTCAGGTGTTGCCTGAATGA